A stretch of Dyella sp. BiH032 DNA encodes these proteins:
- a CDS encoding sigma-70 family RNA polymerase sigma factor, which produces MNDADIEADAADRMLLQRMAAGDRVALATLYRGYHGRLCRFLSRLTRRPDVIEEVINDCFWIAWQKAGSFQGDSRVSTWIMGIAYRCGLKALRQHGDEPMEDEALYGDHAPSHDPGEERELRDWLGKALDCLTVDQRVVLELVYGVGHSLNDVAVIMQCPVGTVKARLFHARVKLRNVLPDLAGDPSMQLGSAP; this is translated from the coding sequence ATGAACGACGCCGATATCGAAGCCGATGCCGCCGACCGCATGCTGCTGCAGCGCATGGCGGCCGGCGACCGCGTGGCCCTGGCCACGCTCTATCGCGGCTACCACGGCCGCCTCTGCCGGTTTCTGTCGCGCCTGACGCGGCGGCCCGACGTCATCGAGGAAGTCATCAACGACTGCTTCTGGATCGCCTGGCAGAAGGCCGGCAGCTTCCAGGGCGACTCGCGCGTCTCGACCTGGATCATGGGCATCGCCTACCGCTGCGGCCTGAAGGCGCTTCGCCAGCACGGCGACGAGCCGATGGAGGACGAGGCGCTGTATGGCGACCACGCGCCCAGCCACGATCCGGGCGAGGAACGCGAGCTGCGCGACTGGCTGGGCAAGGCCCTCGACTGCCTGACCGTCGACCAGCGCGTCGTGCTCGAACTGGTCTATGGCGTGGGGCATTCGCTCAACGACGTGGCGGTGATCATGCAGTGCCCGGTGGGCACCGTGAAGGCCCGCCTTTTCCATGCACGAGTAAAGCTGCGCAACGTCCTGCCGGATCTGGCCGGCGACCCGTCGATGCAGCTTGGGAGCGCACCATGA
- a CDS encoding zf-HC2 domain-containing protein, with amino-acid sequence MNLPTPTRRDCARAWEAMPWVLQQSAPAEQAAWLENHLAGCASCRAEYAQQQRLRQAMQLPSDVPVDAHAGLKRLLDRLDVHDAEAVSTAKTPLRARAGGWLVRGLVAAVLVQAVGIGILGLKLRQEEGAAGYRTLSQAPAVPTQAGAIHVVPDAGMKVADWNALVHALHLQVVGGPNDVGAYTVVPADGTAARDGTLRRLRATPGIRMAEPVADAP; translated from the coding sequence ATGAACCTTCCGACCCCGACCCGCCGCGACTGCGCCCGCGCCTGGGAAGCCATGCCATGGGTGCTGCAGCAGAGCGCCCCGGCCGAACAGGCCGCGTGGCTGGAAAACCATCTGGCCGGCTGCGCGTCCTGCCGCGCGGAATACGCGCAGCAGCAACGCCTGCGGCAGGCCATGCAGCTGCCCTCCGACGTGCCGGTCGACGCACACGCCGGCCTCAAGCGGCTGCTCGACCGCCTCGATGTGCACGACGCGGAAGCCGTTTCCACCGCCAAGACGCCGCTGCGCGCCCGCGCCGGCGGCTGGCTGGTGCGCGGCCTGGTCGCCGCGGTGCTGGTGCAGGCCGTGGGCATCGGCATTCTCGGCCTGAAGCTGCGGCAAGAAGAAGGCGCCGCCGGTTATCGCACCTTGAGCCAGGCCCCGGCCGTGCCGACGCAGGCGGGCGCGATCCACGTCGTGCCGGACGCCGGTATGAAGGTGGCCGACTGGAATGCGCTGGTGCATGCGCTGCACCTGCAGGTGGTCGGCGGACCCAACGACGTGGGCGCTTACACCGTGGTGCCTGCCGATGGCACGGCCGCCCGCGATGGCACCCTGCGCCGCCTCCGCGCCACCCCGGGCATCCGCATGGCCGAGCCGGTCGCCGACGCGCCATGA
- a CDS encoding S8 family serine peptidase, producing the protein MKPARFAIVLAALALAACATSRPVAAPRDAAPVASATAMDGARDIILAVANPLDPPATHAGSSLIGYAPSAPYGSGQRAAAMLADLKQQYGLRELTGWPIKALGLYCVVLEPPPGVARDELLKTLAEDGRVKLAQPLQDYAVYADNTPPALHHYNDPYADLQRGFVETDAARAHQASQGRGVRVAIVDTGADPAHPDLQGRIAEQRNVVDTDEAAFGRDAHGTEVAGIIAAVGDNHQGIVGIAPGATLSIYKACWYGVDRRAGARCNSFTLAKALAAVLDTDARIVNLSLGGPADPLLGKLLDELLRQGRIVVAALPPDGSMTGFPDAAPGVIVVRSSAVANAPPGVLSAPGNDILTTQPGGGYDFTSGSSMAAAHVSGILALLLSIAPELDAASARQLLASTGGLANGVRQVNAAAAVQALRANAQRGAH; encoded by the coding sequence ATGAAGCCGGCGCGCTTCGCCATCGTGCTCGCCGCGCTCGCGCTGGCCGCGTGCGCAACGTCGCGTCCCGTGGCGGCGCCGCGCGATGCGGCGCCGGTCGCGAGCGCGACCGCGATGGACGGCGCCCGTGACATCATCCTGGCGGTCGCCAACCCGCTCGATCCGCCGGCGACGCACGCCGGCTCCAGCCTGATCGGCTATGCGCCATCGGCCCCCTACGGCTCGGGCCAGCGCGCCGCCGCGATGCTTGCCGATCTGAAGCAGCAATATGGCCTGCGCGAGCTGACCGGCTGGCCGATCAAGGCACTGGGGCTGTATTGCGTGGTGCTGGAGCCGCCGCCCGGCGTGGCGCGCGACGAACTGCTGAAGACGCTGGCGGAGGACGGCCGCGTCAAGCTCGCGCAACCGCTGCAGGACTACGCCGTCTACGCCGATAACACGCCGCCCGCGCTTCACCATTACAACGATCCCTACGCCGACCTGCAGCGCGGCTTCGTCGAAACCGATGCCGCGCGCGCGCACCAGGCCAGCCAGGGCCGCGGCGTACGCGTGGCCATCGTCGATACTGGCGCCGATCCGGCGCATCCGGATCTGCAGGGCCGCATCGCCGAACAGCGCAACGTGGTCGACACCGACGAAGCCGCCTTCGGCCGCGACGCGCACGGCACTGAAGTGGCCGGCATCATCGCCGCCGTGGGCGACAACCACCAGGGCATCGTCGGCATCGCGCCCGGCGCTACGCTCAGCATCTACAAGGCGTGCTGGTACGGCGTCGACCGTCGCGCGGGCGCGCGCTGCAACTCGTTCACGCTGGCCAAAGCGCTGGCGGCGGTGCTCGACACGGATGCGCGCATCGTCAACCTCAGCCTCGGCGGGCCGGCCGATCCGCTGCTGGGCAAACTGCTGGACGAACTGCTGCGCCAGGGCCGCATCGTGGTCGCCGCATTGCCGCCGGACGGTTCCATGACCGGATTCCCGGACGCCGCGCCGGGCGTCATCGTGGTGCGCTCCAGCGCCGTGGCGAACGCACCGCCCGGTGTGCTGAGCGCGCCGGGCAACGACATCCTCACCACCCAACCCGGCGGGGGCTACGACTTCACCTCCGGCTCGTCGATGGCGGCCGCTCACGTGAGCGGCATTCTTGCGTTGCTGCTGTCCATCGCGCCCGAGCTGGACGCGGCGTCGGCGCGCCAGCTGCTGGCCAGCACCGGCGGCCTGGCGAACGGCGTGCGCCAGGTGAACGCTGCGGCCGCCGTGCAGGCGCTGCGGGCCAATGCGCAGCGCGGCGCGCATTGA
- a CDS encoding methyltransferase domain-containing protein: protein MKNPGPATGLLGDTATRDYAAKLQRFNAFAAPELRQAIGSLELRAGMRVADVGCGTGEALAWFAAQVGAEGTVVGMDLAAAHVAAAQATARQHGALAIQADLLRAPLARGSFDLAWSVNVVNHLRDPLAGIAAIAALLRPGGRIALGQSSFLPDMYFAWDARLERLVNEAVRQYYRDRYGLDERDLAAVRATVGLLRRAGLRQVQARTFMLERLSPLRPDDERYLVETLFRDTWGTRLRPYLAADDHDLLMRLCDPAHPDFALRRPDFHFLQSFTLVVGEV, encoded by the coding sequence ATGAAGAACCCTGGTCCGGCCACCGGCCTGCTCGGCGACACAGCCACGCGCGACTACGCCGCGAAACTGCAGCGCTTCAATGCCTTCGCCGCACCGGAACTGCGGCAGGCTATCGGCAGTCTCGAACTGCGCGCCGGCATGCGCGTCGCCGACGTCGGTTGCGGCACGGGCGAGGCGCTCGCGTGGTTCGCGGCGCAGGTCGGCGCCGAAGGCACGGTGGTCGGCATGGATCTCGCCGCCGCTCACGTCGCCGCGGCGCAGGCCACGGCACGGCAGCACGGCGCCCTGGCGATCCAGGCCGACCTGCTGCGTGCGCCGCTCGCGCGCGGCAGCTTCGATCTGGCCTGGTCGGTGAACGTGGTCAATCACCTGCGCGATCCGCTGGCCGGCATCGCCGCCATCGCCGCCCTGCTCCGCCCCGGCGGCCGCATCGCACTGGGACAGAGCTCGTTCCTGCCGGACATGTACTTCGCCTGGGATGCGCGGCTGGAACGGCTGGTCAACGAAGCGGTGCGCCAGTACTACCGCGACCGCTACGGACTCGACGAACGCGACCTCGCCGCCGTGCGCGCCACCGTCGGCCTGCTGCGCCGCGCCGGCCTGCGCCAGGTGCAGGCGCGCACGTTCATGCTCGAACGGCTGTCGCCGCTGCGGCCGGACGACGAGCGCTATCTGGTCGAAACCCTCTTCCGCGACACCTGGGGCACGCGCCTGCGGCCGTACCTCGCCGCCGACGACCACGACCTGCTGATGCGCCTGTGCGATCCGGCGCATCCGGACTTCGCGCTGCGCCGCCCGGATTTCCATTTCCTGCAGAGCTTCACCCTGGTGGTCGGCGAGGTTTGA